One window of the Populus nigra chromosome 4, ddPopNigr1.1, whole genome shotgun sequence genome contains the following:
- the LOC133691972 gene encoding cytochrome P450 83B1-like — protein MALSGFLILSVPVFLLFLLIKRNKTTKKACLPPGPDGLPFIGNLHQLGNSNLHQYLWKLSQKHGPLMYLRLGFKPALIVSSAKMAREILKTHDLEFCSRPALTATKKMTYNGLDLAFAPYGAYWREVKKICVVRVFSSIRAQSFRPIREDEVSRMIENISKSALASKPFNLTEELVSLTSTTICRVAFGKRYEIGGSDKNSFLELLDESQAMASSFFLSDYFPCLGWLVDKLTGLSYRLEKSFKEFDAFYKGIIDDNIDPNRPKPEREDTILDFLLQIHKEGSFKVQLTLDHIKAILTDIFLAGTDTGAVTVIWAMTFLMKNPKAMRKAQEEVRNLFGNKGFVHEDDVQQLPYLKAVVKETMRLQPPAPLLLPRETTKQCYVGGYEIPAKTVVYVSAWAVGRDPEAWENPYEFNPDRFLGSSIDLKGNDFELIPFGAGRRICPGIFIALATVELSLANLLHKFDWEMPSGVEDIDMDDVLPGIVPHMRDALCLVPKLVCDGEMGHA, from the exons ATGGCTTTATCCGGCTTCCTAATTCTATCAGTCCCCGTTTTCCTCTTGTTTCTTCTGATCAAGAGAAACAAAACCACTAAAAAAGCCTGTTTGCCTCCTGGTCCTGATGGTCTTCCCTTCATAGGTAACTTACACCAGCTTGGCAATTCCAACCTTCATCAGTATCTATGGAAACTCTCTCAAAAACATGGCCCCCTCATGTACTTGAGGCTAGGATTCAAGCCAGCCCTGATAGTCTCTTCAGCTAAAATGGCTAGAGAGATATTGAAAACTCATGACCTCGAATTTTGTAGCAGGCCTGCCTTGACTGCCACGAAAAAAATGACCTACAATGGCTTAGACTTGGCTTTCGCACCATATGGAGCTTATTGGAGGGAggtgaaaaaaatatgtgtcgTTCGTGTCTTTAGCTCAATTCGAGCACAAAGTTTCCGTCCCATTAGAGAAGATGAGGTTTCTCGTATGATTGAAAACATATCCAAATCAGCTCTTGCTTCTAAACCATTCAACTTGACTGAAGAATTGGTTTCTCTCACAAGCACCACAATATGCAGAGTTGCCTTTGGAAAAAGGTATGAAATTGGAGGAAGCGATAAAAATAGCTTCCTAGAGTTGCTTGACGAATCCCAGGCTATGGCTTCAAGCTTTTTCCTTTCGGATTATTTTCCTTGCTTGGGCTGGCTCGTCGATAAACTAACCGGACTGTCCTATCGTCTGGAAAAGAGTTTCAAAGAATTTGATGCTTTCTACAAAGGAATCATTGATGACAATATTGATCCAAATAGGCCTAAGCCCGAGAGGGAGGATACTATACTTGATTTTTTGCTTCAGATACACAAGGAGGGTTCATTTAAAGTTCAGCTAACCCTGGATCACATCAAAGCAATTCTAACG GACATATTTCTTGCGGGGACAGACACAGGTGCAGTTACTGTAATTTGGGCCATGACCTTTCTAATGAAGAATCCTAAAGCAATGCGAAAAGCTCAAGAAGAAGTTAGAAATTTATTTGGTAATAAAGGTTTTGTGCATGAAGATGATGTTCAACAATTGCCTTACCTGAAAGCTGTGGTTAAAGAGACCATGAGATTGCAACCACCAGCACCACTACTACTCCCAAGAGAAACAACCAAGCAGTGTTACGTAGGTGGGTACGAAATACCAGCCAAGACCGTAGTTTACGTGAGTGCTTGGGCTGTTGGAAGGGACCCGGAAGCTTGGGAGAACCCATATGAGTTCAATCCTGATAGATTCTTGGGCAGTTCCATTGATCTGAAAGGAAATGATTTTGAGCTTATACCATTTGGTGCTGGTCGAAGAATTTGTCCTGGGATATTTATTGCACTCGCCACTGTGGAGCTTTCACTTGCGAATCTTCTTCATAAATTTGACTGGGAAATGCCATCTGGGGTGGAAGATATAGACATGGATGATGTGCTACCCGGTATTGTTCCTCATATGAGGGATGCTCTCTGCCTTGTGCCTAAGCTTGTGTGTGATGGGGAAATGGGGCATGCATAA
- the LOC133690592 gene encoding cytochrome P450 83B1-like, protein MALLDFLILSVPIFLLFLLIKRNKTTKKACLPPGPDGLPFIGNLHQLGNSNLHQYLWKLSQKHGPLMYLRLGFKPALIVSSAKMAREILKTHDLEFCSRPALIVMKKLSYNGLDLALAPYGAYWREVKKICVVRVFSSIRAQSFRPIREDEVSRMIENISKSALASKPFNLTEELVSLTSTTICRVAFGKRYEIGGSDKNRFLELLHEIQAMVSSFFLSDYFPCLGWLVDKLTGLSYRLEKSFKEFDAFFKGIIDDNLDPNRPKPEREDTILDFLLQIYKDGSFKVQLTLDHIKAILMDIFLAGTDTSAVTMNWAMTFLMKNPKAMRKAQEEVRNLFGNKGFVHEDDVQQLPYLKAVVKETMRLQPTAPLLIPRETTKECCVGGYEIPAKTLVYVSAWAVGRDPEAWENPYEFDPDRFLGSSIDLKGNDFELIPFGAGRRICPGIFIALATVELSLANLLHKFDWEMPSGVEDIDMDDVLPGLVPHVRDALCLVPKLVCDGEIGHKGTAVHDY, encoded by the exons ATGGCTTTACTCGACTTCCTAATTCTATCTGTCCCCATTTTCCTCTTGTTTCTTCTGATCAAGAGAAACAAAACCACTAAAAAAGCCTGTTTGCCTCCTGGTCCTGACGGTCTTCCCTTCATAGGTAACTTACACCAGCTTGGCAATTCCAACCTTCATCAGTATCTATGGAAACTCTCTCAAAAACATGGCCCCCTCATGTACTTGAGGCTAGGTTTCAAGCCAGCCCTGATAGTCTCTTCAGCCAAAATGGCTAGAGAGATATTGAAAACTCATGACCTCGAATTTTGTAGCAGGCCTGCCTTGATTGTCATGAAAAAACTTTCCTACAATGGCTTAGACTTGGCTTTGGCACCATATGGAGCTTATTGGAGGGAggtgaaaaaaatatgtgtcgTTCGTGTCTTTAGCTCAATTCGAGCACAAAGTTTCCGTCCCATTAGAGAAGATGAGGTTTCTCGTATGATTGAAAACATATCCAAATCAGCTCTTGCTTCTAAACCATTCAACTTGACTGAAGAATTGGTGTCTCTCACAAGCACAACAATATGCAGAGTTGCCTTCGGGAAAAGGTATGAAATTGGAGGAAGCGATAAAAATAGGTTCCTAGAGTTGCTTCACGAAATCCAGGCGATGGTTTCAAGCTTTTTCCTTTCGGATTATTTTCCTTGCTTGGGCTGGCTCGTCGATAAACTAACCGGACTGTCTTATCGTCTGGAAAAGAGTTTCAAAGAATTTGATGCTTTCTTCAAAGGAATCATTGATGACAATCTTGATCCAAATAGGCCTAAGCCCGAGAGGGAGGATACTATACTTGATTTTTTGCTTCAGATATACAAGGATGGCTCATTTAAAGTTCAGCTAACCCTGGATCACATCAAAGCAATTCTAATG GACATATTTCTTGCGGGGACAGACACAAGTGCAGTTACTATGAATTGGGCCATGACTTTTCTAATGAAGAATCCTAAAGCAATGCGAAAAGCTCAAGAAGAAGTTAGaaatttatttggaaataaaGGTTTTGTGCATGAAGATGATGTTCAACAATTGCCTTACCTGAAAGCTGTGGTTAAAGAGACCATGAGATTGCAACCAACAGCACCACTACTAATCCCAAGAGAAACAACCAAGGAGTGTTGCGTAGGTGGGTACGAAATACCAGCCAAGACCTTAGTTTACGTGAGTGCTTGGGCTGTTGGAAGGGACCCGGAAGCTTGGGAGAACCCATATGAGTTCGATCCTGATAGATTCTTGGGCAGTTCCATTGATCTGAAAGGAAATGATTTTGAGCTTATACCATTTGGTGCTGGTCGAAGAATTTGTCCTGGGATATTTATTGCACTCGCCACTGTGGAGCTTTCACTTGCGAATCTTCTTCATAAATTTGACTGGGAAATGCCATCTGGGGTGGAAGATATAGACATGGATGATGTGCTACCCGGTCTTGTTCCTCATGTGAGGGATGCTCTCTGCCTTGTGCCTAAGCTTGTGTGTGATGGGGAAATAGGGCATAAAGGCACCGCAGTTCATGATTATTAG